The following are encoded together in the Planctobacterium marinum genome:
- a CDS encoding TIGR03503 family protein — MKRRVVVLFLICLSAMPVLAQQGINTSEQNQGDGNSPLVELGNDYYNGIKLLQNRFRIDYKVEEITMIFFREFGSTPVVLVQPDGSKIFQNQADDMGIDWFDSQTYDMIRIRNPMPGPWQAVGQILPDSRVMVISDIQLETKPLAPIIFSGEIIKQTAFLTNGGQPIDYNEFRDVVQLTMEFKSTNNPNYANFGAQTELIATFQDDGKGLDERPLDGTFTGQFNLRIASGEWTPIFTIVTPMFTRQKVGEDIRLLDNPISIDVELDEEGDGFHLLQVDADRTTVDMSSLLVDGKVRFPNGDVQNFSITDITDKVRTYEIVNFEYGVFRVKLTAYGNTVDGRDFILDVPEYTFVFEEPLLETTLDDLSALPGDAQSAEALALQELERLKAAPVEDEGMPRSQLIGIVVGINLFIVVAGVFLLWFFLVRGKKPVAQTTPVADEEKQSLFAKLSASLKGLMPKKKSEEGDGKKLRSPDEAGDSGIIELSMPD; from the coding sequence ATGAAACGACGTGTCGTAGTTTTATTTTTGATTTGCCTCAGTGCTATGCCTGTTCTGGCACAGCAGGGTATTAACACGTCTGAACAAAATCAAGGTGACGGTAACAGCCCGCTAGTTGAGCTGGGCAATGATTATTACAACGGCATAAAGCTACTGCAAAATCGTTTTCGAATTGACTACAAAGTGGAAGAAATTACCATGATTTTCTTTCGCGAATTTGGCTCAACTCCCGTGGTGTTGGTGCAGCCTGACGGTAGTAAGATATTTCAGAATCAGGCTGATGATATGGGCATTGATTGGTTTGATTCTCAAACCTACGATATGATCCGCATCCGAAATCCCATGCCAGGCCCTTGGCAGGCTGTCGGTCAAATTCTGCCAGACAGCCGGGTTATGGTGATCAGTGACATTCAGCTGGAAACCAAACCGTTAGCGCCCATCATCTTCTCGGGTGAGATCATTAAACAAACCGCCTTTCTGACTAATGGCGGCCAGCCCATTGACTACAACGAATTTCGCGATGTTGTGCAGCTCACCATGGAGTTTAAAAGTACCAACAATCCCAACTATGCCAATTTTGGCGCCCAAACGGAACTCATTGCCACCTTTCAGGACGATGGTAAAGGTTTGGATGAACGCCCGTTAGATGGCACCTTTACAGGGCAGTTTAATTTGCGAATTGCCTCGGGAGAGTGGACACCGATATTTACTATCGTCACCCCGATGTTTACCCGACAGAAAGTGGGAGAAGATATTCGGTTGTTGGATAATCCCATCAGCATTGATGTTGAACTGGACGAGGAGGGTGACGGATTCCACCTGTTGCAAGTGGATGCCGATCGCACAACGGTAGACATGTCCAGTTTGCTGGTAGACGGCAAGGTCAGGTTTCCCAATGGCGATGTACAGAACTTCTCAATAACAGATATTACCGACAAAGTGCGTACCTACGAGATCGTCAATTTCGAGTATGGGGTATTCAGGGTCAAGTTGACTGCATATGGGAATACCGTCGATGGAAGAGACTTTATCCTGGATGTGCCGGAATATACCTTTGTCTTCGAAGAGCCGCTGCTTGAAACTACACTTGATGACTTAAGCGCCTTACCTGGCGATGCTCAATCGGCAGAAGCGTTAGCACTGCAAGAATTGGAGAGGCTCAAGGCAGCACCAGTTGAAGATGAGGGCATGCCGCGCTCGCAACTAATCGGTATTGTGGTGGGGATAAATCTATTTATTGTGGTGGCCGGCGTGTTTTTGCTATGGTTTTTCTTGGTGAGAGGTAAAAAGCCGGTTGCACAAACAACGCCTGTAGCGGATGAAGAGAAACAATCTTTGTTTGCTAAGCTTAGCGCTTCGTTGAAAGGGCTTATGCCGAAGAAAAAAAGCGAAGAGGGGGATGGCAAAAAATTGAGGTCCCCTGATGAAGCCGGCGATTCAGGTATCATTGAATTATCAATGCCTGATTAG
- a CDS encoding MerR family transcriptional regulator has translation MKFSLDKVVELVSLPKRTVRYYIQKGLVDRPIGERKAAHYTQQHVEQLLAVKRWKQSGLNLERISQLLSGESPAPNLMTGVQKLGSTKVVSRMHIIDGITLEIDAEQNPLNNEQVQTLVHRLNEVLTDIKAQQK, from the coding sequence ATGAAATTTTCCCTGGACAAGGTGGTGGAACTAGTATCCCTGCCCAAACGAACGGTGCGTTACTACATTCAAAAAGGTCTGGTGGATAGACCAATTGGAGAGCGCAAGGCAGCTCATTACACCCAACAGCATGTGGAACAACTATTGGCGGTAAAACGGTGGAAGCAATCGGGGTTAAACCTTGAACGGATTTCACAGTTGCTAAGTGGCGAGTCACCTGCGCCCAATTTGATGACAGGAGTTCAAAAACTTGGCAGTACCAAAGTGGTAAGCCGAATGCACATCATAGATGGCATTACTTTGGAAATAGACGCGGAACAAAACCCTCTCAATAACGAGCAGGTGCAAACACTGGTGCACCGTCTTAATGAGGTGTTAACTGACATAAAAGCACAGCAGAAGTGA
- a CDS encoding formylglycine-generating enzyme family protein encodes MNDNTAQKFRLPTEAEWEYAARAGSTSKYSWGDTVDCTQAQFGQSGNNSDCGDEGKTAPVKSYEPNNYGLYDMHGNAWEWVQDCYNDSYIGAPSDGSAWMTGYCHLAVIRGGGWYFPAGSMSSAFRGRNERRFGNDWTGFRLAQDL; translated from the coding sequence TTGAATGATAATACAGCACAAAAATTTCGTCTGCCTACCGAGGCAGAATGGGAATATGCTGCCAGGGCCGGAAGCACATCAAAATACAGTTGGGGCGATACTGTGGATTGTACACAGGCCCAATTTGGGCAGTCGGGTAACAATAGTGATTGCGGCGACGAAGGTAAAACAGCGCCGGTTAAAAGTTACGAACCGAATAACTATGGATTATACGATATGCACGGCAACGCTTGGGAATGGGTGCAGGATTGTTACAATGATTCTTATATTGGTGCGCCATCAGATGGTAGCGCCTGGATGACGGGCTATTGTCATTTAGCAGTGATCCGTGGTGGGGGGTGGTATTTCCCTGCAGGGTCAATGTCTTCGGCTTTCCGCGGCAGGAACGAACGCAGGTTTGGTAATGATTGGACCGGCTTTCGTTTAGCCCAAGATTTGTAA
- a CDS encoding formylglycine-generating enzyme family protein → MIAIPGGSFMMGSDDGDSDEKPVHLVTIEPFKLMDTEVTLAMYQPCIDAGVCPDNQQEYAGEDWGKGNLPVMNVSWNDITKKFIPWLNQQTGQSFRLATEAEWEYAARAGTQTPFSTGNCINSRQANYDGNYDYKNCSAKIGTYLREITPVKSYQPNAFGLYDMHGNVWEWVQDCWNDSYIGAPADGSAWLSGDCDRVVFRGGAWLDAPLDLRSANRVGNSRTGRYDAIGFRLAQDL, encoded by the coding sequence ATGATCGCCATCCCCGGCGGTAGCTTTATGATGGGCAGTGATGATGGAGATAGCGATGAAAAACCGGTACATCTTGTAACCATCGAACCCTTTAAGCTGATGGACACGGAAGTGACTCTGGCGATGTACCAGCCCTGCATTGATGCCGGGGTGTGTCCAGACAATCAACAGGAGTATGCGGGTGAAGACTGGGGAAAGGGCAATCTTCCGGTGATGAATGTGAGCTGGAACGATATTACTAAAAAGTTTATTCCGTGGTTAAATCAGCAAACGGGCCAGAGTTTCAGATTAGCAACGGAGGCAGAGTGGGAATACGCGGCCAGAGCAGGAACCCAGACGCCGTTTAGTACAGGTAATTGTATTAACTCTCGTCAGGCGAACTATGATGGCAATTATGATTATAAGAATTGTAGCGCTAAAATCGGTACCTACCTTAGAGAGATTACCCCCGTCAAATCTTACCAACCCAACGCTTTTGGCCTTTATGACATGCATGGGAATGTCTGGGAATGGGTACAGGACTGCTGGAATGACTCGTACATTGGCGCCCCTGCGGATGGGAGTGCGTGGCTAAGTGGTGATTGTGACCGGGTTGTGTTTCGCGGCGGCGCCTGGCTCGATGCTCCACTCGATCTGCGTTCGGCCAATCGCGTTGGAAACTCCCGGACGGGTCGTTACGACGCTATCGGCTTTCGTTTAGCCCAAGATTTGTAA